The Actinomyces viscosus genome segment CGCGAGCAGGGCCGTTGACCCGATGGCCACCGCCATGAGAACCGTGATGCTGAGCCTAGTCGCCGCGATCCCGGGAAGCAGGCCGCCGTCGCCGACGCGACCGGTCAGCACCGCGACGCCGATCATGCCTCCCTGGTAGGTGGCGCACAGGATGAGGAGCACCGTGGAGAGCAGGCCGGGGCCGGCCTGCGCGGGCGCCGGTTGGCGCACCCACTCCCCCAGCGCCCGCCAGTCGGCCCGCATCCCCATCGCCGACGACGAGCCGCGCTCCGCACCGGACACCGGCGTCCCTCCTCTCCGTCGTGACCGTAACCCTACGCCCCGGATTCCGAGCTCCCGGAGCAGCTCCCGAGCCGTGAGGCACGGTCGCAGCAAGCGGAGAACGCCATCGGTCAGTCCTGCGCGCGGAGTTCCTGAAGGACCTGGCGTGCCTCAGCCGGGTCCTCGTCGTAGGCGCCCATCGCTTGAGCGTCGGCCACCATGTCTGACAGAGCCTCGTTCGCCGCCCGGCGCTGACGCTCGCGGAACTCCAGCACGTCAGTGAGAAACAACCGGCGATGCCGTCTGACCATCTCGAACGGGATCTCACCGGCCTCCAGCATCCTGAACAGCGTCGGCCGAGAGATGCCGAGCATGTCGGCCGCCTCCTGCGTTGTCAGACGCTGGTCCTGCGGCGCGACCGTGACAGCCAGTCCTCGTCGCATCGCGTCCGCGACCTGGAGAAGGGCCGCAGCCATCCCGGACGTCAGCTCGATCGACTGACCATTGACCGTCAGCTGCGGCGTCGTGCCCGGGGACGCCTCAAGTGCCGTCACAAGCTCGGCGAAGCGCCCAGCGACGTCCTCCTCAGGCAGGTAGGTCCTGCTCTCAGTCGTCATCGTCATGTCACACTCCCACACTGCTGCTCGCTCGTCTTTTTCGAATTGATCGTTTTGAGCGAATTGAGTGTAAGTCCCGGCAGGCGTCGGCACGAGGCGAAGCGCTGCCGCTTCTGTCAGCGCTCACGCGGACGAACCATAGGTCTTGAAACCTGAACTCTCGGAGCATGTCGGTCTCCTCGCCTTCTGAGATGTTTGAGTGTCATGGCTCCTGAGACACGGCCTGGTGAGGGCGTGAGGTGCTCAGTTCCACCATTGCGAGGTAAGCGAGTCGGGACCGCACCACCTTGGGGCGGGATGATGAGCAGGCCAGGCCCTGCTCCCAGGTGGGGATCCTGGCAGACCTTGTGGTCACGATGGCTTCGGGGCGCTGATCACAGCGCTCCCGTGGATC includes the following:
- a CDS encoding helix-turn-helix domain-containing protein, with product MTMTTESRTYLPEEDVAGRFAELVTALEASPGTTPQLTVNGQSIELTSGMAAALLQVADAMRRGLAVTVAPQDQRLTTQEAADMLGISRPTLFRMLEAGEIPFEMVRRHRRLFLTDVLEFRERQRRAANEALSDMVADAQAMGAYDEDPAEARQVLQELRAQD